A window of Streptomyces armeniacus contains these coding sequences:
- a CDS encoding TRAP transporter small permease produces the protein MTGDEATPRQRARPAVLRRLSAAEAAVGGLLLALIFVLTLLQAAQRYLPGGGWVWTGELAQFGLVWLTFAMAGHLAARDGHVTLKVVDTVAGPRVLRLVGIFANLTVAVVCLNLAYEAYALVTDGSQQTSPALDMPLGWLYVIPLAGLLLTTVRSVVAVFLPEPETDDGPAVHAPAVHGAAPDAGPAEHEEP, from the coding sequence GTGACCGGTGACGAGGCGACCCCCCGGCAGCGTGCACGGCCCGCCGTGCTCCGCCGGCTGTCGGCGGCCGAGGCCGCCGTGGGCGGGCTGCTGCTGGCGCTGATCTTCGTGCTGACGCTGCTGCAGGCGGCGCAGCGGTACCTGCCCGGCGGCGGCTGGGTGTGGACCGGCGAACTGGCGCAGTTCGGCCTCGTCTGGCTGACGTTCGCCATGGCCGGCCATCTGGCCGCGCGCGACGGCCACGTCACGCTCAAGGTGGTCGACACCGTCGCGGGCCCGCGGGTCCTGAGGCTGGTGGGCATCTTCGCCAACCTGACGGTGGCGGTCGTCTGCCTGAACCTCGCGTACGAGGCGTACGCGCTGGTCACCGACGGTTCGCAGCAGACGTCGCCCGCCCTGGACATGCCGCTCGGCTGGCTCTACGTGATCCCCCTCGCGGGGCTGCTGCTGACCACCGTCCGCTCCGTGGTCGCCGTCTTCCTGCCGGAGCCGGAGACCGACGACGGCCCCGCCGTCCACGCCCCCGCCGTCCACGGCGCCGCGCCGGACGCCGGACCGGCCGAACACGAGGAGCCCTGA
- a CDS encoding zinc-dependent alcohol dehydrogenase, which yields MRAIVLTRPRRIEVAAGWPEPRPGAADVVVAVRAVGLCGSDLSVYDGTRPVPYLPWVMGHEGGGEIVAVGSAVTDRRAGQRVVVEPNYCCLACPGCRSGTTSACERRQSAGINVPGLLAERVAVPARFTWPVPATVPDEALACVEPLAVARSAVRRSDVGDGDACLVVGAGSQGLLVCQTLLAAGARAYVTDPHEGRLALAESIGAEPVDPARARGYATVFDTVGLPEAWETSQRAVATGGTVVMIGMGARPVPLSTMALARRQLVVRGSLIYDHPGDFAATLAALAADGGLAPGRVLHAETPPERAADAFAQARTAPGKSWINLTSWREDARDR from the coding sequence ATGCGAGCGATCGTCCTGACGCGGCCCCGCCGGATCGAGGTCGCGGCCGGCTGGCCGGAGCCACGGCCGGGTGCCGCCGACGTCGTCGTGGCGGTACGGGCCGTCGGGCTCTGCGGCTCCGACCTGAGCGTGTACGACGGCACTCGCCCGGTGCCGTACCTGCCGTGGGTCATGGGGCACGAGGGCGGGGGCGAGATCGTCGCCGTCGGCTCCGCCGTCACCGACCGCCGGGCCGGCCAGCGCGTGGTCGTCGAGCCCAACTACTGCTGCCTGGCCTGTCCCGGCTGCCGCAGCGGCACCACCTCCGCCTGCGAACGCCGGCAGAGCGCCGGGATCAACGTGCCCGGGCTGCTCGCCGAACGCGTCGCGGTGCCGGCGCGCTTCACGTGGCCGGTGCCGGCGACCGTCCCGGACGAGGCGCTGGCCTGCGTCGAGCCCCTCGCGGTGGCGCGCTCCGCCGTCCGCAGGTCGGACGTGGGCGACGGCGACGCGTGCCTCGTCGTCGGGGCGGGCTCGCAGGGCCTGCTGGTCTGCCAGACGCTGCTGGCCGCAGGCGCCCGCGCGTACGTCACCGACCCGCACGAGGGCAGGCTCGCGCTCGCGGAGAGCATCGGCGCCGAGCCGGTGGACCCGGCGCGGGCGCGGGGCTACGCGACGGTGTTCGACACCGTGGGCCTGCCGGAGGCGTGGGAGACGTCCCAGCGCGCCGTGGCCACCGGCGGCACCGTCGTCATGATCGGCATGGGCGCGCGGCCCGTACCGCTGTCCACCATGGCGCTGGCCCGCCGTCAGCTCGTGGTCAGGGGCTCCCTCATCTACGACCACCCCGGCGACTTCGCCGCCACCCTCGCGGCCCTGGCCGCGGACGGCGGACTCGCGCCCGGCCGGGTCCTGCACGCGGAGACCCCGCCCGAACGGGCCGCGGACGCCTTCGCCCAGGCCCGTACGGCGCCGGGCAAGTCCTGGATCAACCTCACGAGTTGGCGGGAGGACGCACGTGACCGGTGA
- a CDS encoding LacI family DNA-binding transcriptional regulator has translation MNSGRGGGRRPTIYDVARAAGVAASTVSRALAKPDRVSARTREHVREVAERLGYQTNPLARALPSGRTQTLALFVSDITNPHFFGIIRGAEHQARAAGCTLIVGDTEESPEVEARNIQRLGPSVDGFVIAASRMVDKRIRELAEGHRLTLVSRQVDGVASAIVDHAEGTRQIVEHLASLGHRSVVYLIGPRMSWPGVRRWHALAAAAHRFGMSAAKLGPFPPSVAGGAAAADAALGSGASAAVAHNDLMAIGMLRRFAQRGVRVPAEVSVVGYDDIFGADFCSPPLTTLAGPFEETGRTAVDMLLGMRDQEPAGAPHGQVVFPSHLVIRHSTGPAPAAGAPPRAGAR, from the coding sequence GTGAACAGCGGACGCGGCGGCGGCCGGCGGCCGACGATCTACGACGTCGCGCGTGCGGCGGGAGTGGCGGCCTCCACGGTGTCGCGGGCGCTCGCCAAGCCGGACCGCGTCAGCGCACGGACCCGCGAGCACGTACGCGAGGTCGCAGAGCGGCTCGGCTACCAGACCAACCCGCTGGCGCGCGCCCTGCCGTCCGGTCGTACGCAGACCCTCGCGCTGTTCGTCTCGGACATCACCAACCCGCACTTCTTCGGCATCATCCGGGGCGCTGAGCACCAGGCGCGGGCCGCGGGCTGCACGCTGATCGTCGGCGACACGGAGGAGTCACCCGAGGTCGAGGCGCGCAACATCCAGCGGCTCGGGCCCTCGGTCGACGGGTTTGTCATCGCCGCCAGCAGGATGGTGGACAAGCGCATCCGGGAGCTGGCGGAGGGACACCGGCTGACCCTCGTCAGCCGCCAGGTGGACGGCGTGGCCAGCGCGATCGTCGACCACGCGGAGGGCACCCGGCAGATCGTCGAGCACCTGGCCTCGCTCGGCCACCGGTCGGTGGTGTACCTGATCGGCCCGCGCATGTCGTGGCCGGGTGTCCGGCGCTGGCACGCCCTGGCGGCGGCCGCGCACCGGTTCGGGATGTCGGCGGCCAAACTCGGCCCCTTCCCGCCCTCCGTGGCGGGCGGCGCCGCCGCCGCGGACGCCGCGCTGGGCTCCGGCGCCTCGGCGGCCGTCGCGCACAACGACCTCATGGCCATCGGCATGCTCCGCCGGTTCGCCCAGCGCGGCGTCCGCGTGCCCGCGGAGGTCAGCGTGGTGGGCTACGACGACATATTCGGCGCCGACTTCTGCTCTCCGCCGCTGACCACCCTCGCCGGCCCGTTCGAGGAGACCGGCCGGACGGCGGTCGACATGCTGCTGGGCATGCGCGACCAGGAGCCCGCGGGGGCGCCGCACGGCCAGGTGGTGTTCCCCTCGCACCTGGTCATCCGCCACTCCACCGGACCCGCCCCCGCAGCGGGCGCCCCGCCCCGCGCCGGTGCCCGCTGA
- a CDS encoding DeoR/GlpR family DNA-binding transcription regulator, with protein sequence MLAAERHRRIVAELSRLDFVTTDHLTTLLRVSHETVRRDLALLEQRGELLRIHGGATTRQAPVGEEAPFTERTGAHAAEKESIGRAAAALVRPHQTVVIDVGTTALEVARALPADHTGVVATPSLLVAAEVSTRPGIDVLVSGGRLRPGDLACSNAQTVAFFGNLRADAAFIGSGGIAPYGLTDYHLDEVATKHAILDNTTTSYVLADSSKFGRTAAHRVCGLDGFDALITDQEADADLQAALTRAGTGVHVA encoded by the coding sequence GTGCTTGCCGCAGAACGCCACCGCAGGATCGTCGCCGAACTCTCCCGGCTCGACTTCGTCACCACCGACCACCTCACCACGCTCCTGCGCGTGTCCCACGAGACCGTACGGCGCGACCTCGCGCTCCTCGAACAGCGCGGCGAACTCCTGCGCATCCACGGCGGCGCCACCACCCGCCAGGCTCCCGTCGGCGAGGAAGCCCCCTTCACCGAACGCACAGGCGCCCACGCGGCGGAGAAGGAATCCATCGGACGCGCGGCGGCGGCGCTGGTCCGCCCGCACCAGACCGTCGTCATCGACGTCGGCACCACCGCACTGGAAGTCGCCCGCGCCCTGCCCGCCGACCACACCGGCGTCGTCGCCACGCCCTCGCTCCTCGTCGCCGCCGAGGTCAGCACCAGGCCCGGCATCGACGTCCTCGTCAGCGGCGGCCGGCTGCGCCCCGGCGACCTCGCCTGCTCCAACGCCCAGACCGTGGCGTTCTTCGGCAACCTGCGCGCCGACGCCGCCTTCATCGGCTCCGGCGGCATCGCCCCCTACGGCCTGACCGACTACCACCTCGACGAGGTCGCCACCAAGCACGCCATCCTCGACAACACCACCACCAGCTACGTCCTCGCCGACTCCAGCAAGTTCGGCCGTACCGCCGCGCACCGCGTCTGCGGCCTCGACGGCTTCGACGCCCTCATCACCGACCAGGAGGCCGACGCCGACCTCCAGGCCGCGCTCACGCGCGCGGGCACCGGGGTCCACGTGGCCTGA
- a CDS encoding APC family permease, whose product MTHPDRGAHGAGESRLQTAEEPQRKMPRELGWYASFSVAFGFVSIATGIFTTYGAVLATSGPRGIWAWPIAVVGQLTVALVFGALAARIPISGYSYQWVSRIVGPVWGWIMGWISFAFLGVVVVAVDYTIASTILPELFRYVGTTQNAWAITAVVVLLQAVLVALSTRSTHKVNSVAVTVQLIGMIALTVLLFAVGAFTGKLDFGNLFDTASVPADGYYALGGATEAGPFALAFLLGAFTIVGFESAANLAEETREPARVIPKAMVRAVISLGVLGFLFLVAITAAAGKVAGVGTSETPVATVITAVLGSVVGKVLLVLVVISIFSCGLVITLSGTRLVYAMSRDERFPGWRLLRRVDRRTATPLNASVFMLLVAQAILALFSRSTDALFELFSAATLLPALIYAGTIAMYIAKRKSLPPTRGFALGRWEVPVLVVASVWLAYELLIFRDASFRAPWTYVLVLFAIGAVYFAGLLRRRGRQGLTMPDMADVDRTLDAADAADVTAEGSPR is encoded by the coding sequence ATGACGCATCCAGACAGAGGCGCGCACGGGGCGGGGGAGTCCCGCCTGCAGACCGCCGAGGAGCCGCAGCGGAAGATGCCCCGGGAACTGGGCTGGTACGCCTCGTTCTCCGTGGCCTTCGGGTTCGTGTCGATCGCGACGGGCATCTTCACGACCTACGGCGCGGTCCTCGCGACCTCGGGTCCGCGCGGCATCTGGGCCTGGCCGATCGCCGTGGTCGGCCAGCTGACGGTGGCGCTGGTCTTCGGCGCCCTCGCCGCGCGCATCCCGATCAGCGGCTACTCGTACCAGTGGGTGTCGCGGATCGTGGGCCCGGTGTGGGGCTGGATCATGGGCTGGATCTCGTTCGCGTTCCTCGGGGTGGTCGTGGTCGCCGTGGACTACACGATCGCCTCGACGATCCTGCCGGAGCTGTTCCGGTACGTCGGCACCACGCAGAACGCGTGGGCGATCACGGCGGTGGTGGTCCTGCTCCAGGCGGTGCTGGTGGCCCTGTCGACGCGCAGTACGCACAAGGTCAACAGCGTCGCGGTCACCGTGCAGCTGATCGGCATGATCGCGCTGACGGTCCTGCTGTTCGCCGTCGGCGCCTTCACCGGCAAGCTGGACTTCGGCAACCTCTTCGACACGGCGTCCGTGCCCGCCGACGGCTACTACGCGCTGGGCGGCGCCACCGAGGCGGGCCCGTTCGCGCTGGCGTTCCTGCTCGGGGCCTTCACCATCGTCGGCTTCGAGTCGGCGGCGAACCTGGCCGAGGAGACCCGCGAACCTGCCCGTGTGATCCCCAAGGCCATGGTCCGCGCCGTCATCTCGCTCGGCGTGCTCGGCTTCCTGTTCCTCGTCGCGATCACCGCCGCGGCGGGCAAGGTGGCCGGAGTCGGCACCTCCGAGACCCCGGTGGCGACCGTGATCACCGCCGTACTGGGCTCGGTCGTCGGCAAGGTGCTGCTCGTTCTCGTCGTGATCTCGATCTTCTCCTGCGGACTCGTCATCACCCTCAGCGGAACGCGCCTGGTGTACGCGATGTCGCGGGACGAACGCTTCCCCGGCTGGCGCCTGTTGCGCCGCGTGGACCGGCGTACCGCCACGCCGCTGAACGCGTCCGTGTTCATGCTGCTCGTCGCGCAGGCCATCCTGGCGTTGTTCTCGCGTTCCACGGACGCGCTGTTCGAGCTGTTCTCGGCGGCCACGCTGCTGCCCGCCCTCATCTACGCCGGGACGATCGCCATGTACATCGCCAAGCGCAAGTCCCTTCCGCCGACCCGGGGTTTCGCACTCGGGCGCTGGGAGGTGCCGGTCCTGGTCGTCGCGAGCGTGTGGCTCGCGTACGAGCTGCTCATCTTCCGCGACGCCTCCTTCCGCGCGCCCTGGACGTACGTACTGGTGCTGTTCGCCATCGGCGCCGTCTACTTCGCCGGACTCCTCCGCCGGCGCGGCAGGCAGGGGCTGACCATGCCCGACATGGCCGACGTCGACCGCACGCTGGACGCCGCGGACGCCGCGGACGTCACCGCGGAGGGCAGCCCCCGATGA
- a CDS encoding FGGY family carbohydrate kinase yields MTTVLAIDQGTSGTKAVVVDSAEGTVAVAEETVRPVYLPGGGVEQDPGELLDSVLNTGRSAVRTAGRPVDCVALANQGETVLAWDPATGTPLSPAIVWQDRRAEGICHELAEHADRFAARTGLVLDPYFSAPKMAWLRRNLTREGVVTTTDTWLVHQLTGEFVTDATTASRSLLLDLDTVAWDGELAGLFGLADERLPRIAACDEIVGTTRAFGGAAPVPVAGLIVDQQAALVAESCLEAGTAKCTYGTGAFLLANTGRSAVRSTAGLTTSVAWRARGRTPYCVDGQVYTVASAVRWLQDLGLVGSAAELDALAAADAEGVLCVPAFAGLAAPWWAPEATASLTGMTLSTRPGHLVLAVLQGIAAQVAELGRLVQADLGRPLTRLRADGGLTNSATLMQAQADIGQLPVDLYPSAHATALGAAAMARCALDPALTLEDAVGDWRPTTVYEPRWPADRAEEFRTTWTRAAAARAGKGEHA; encoded by the coding sequence ATGACCACCGTCCTCGCCATCGACCAGGGCACCTCCGGTACCAAGGCCGTCGTCGTCGACTCCGCCGAGGGCACCGTCGCCGTCGCCGAGGAGACCGTACGCCCGGTCTACCTGCCCGGCGGGGGAGTCGAGCAGGACCCCGGCGAACTCCTCGACTCCGTCCTGAACACCGGCCGCAGCGCGGTCCGTACGGCCGGCCGCCCCGTCGACTGCGTCGCCCTCGCCAACCAGGGCGAGACGGTCCTCGCCTGGGACCCGGCCACCGGCACCCCGCTGTCCCCGGCGATCGTGTGGCAGGACCGCCGCGCCGAGGGCATCTGCCACGAACTGGCCGAGCACGCCGACCGCTTCGCCGCACGCACCGGTCTCGTCCTCGACCCGTACTTCTCCGCCCCGAAGATGGCGTGGCTGCGCCGCAACCTCACCCGCGAGGGCGTGGTCACGACCACCGACACGTGGCTGGTCCACCAACTCACCGGCGAGTTCGTCACCGACGCCACCACCGCCAGCCGTTCGCTCCTCCTCGACCTGGACACGGTCGCCTGGGACGGCGAGCTCGCCGGCCTGTTCGGCCTCGCGGACGAGCGGCTCCCGCGCATCGCCGCCTGCGACGAGATCGTCGGCACCACGCGCGCCTTCGGCGGCGCCGCCCCCGTCCCCGTGGCCGGTCTGATCGTCGACCAGCAGGCCGCACTCGTGGCGGAGAGCTGCCTGGAGGCGGGGACCGCGAAGTGCACGTACGGCACCGGGGCGTTCCTGCTGGCAAACACCGGCCGCAGCGCCGTGCGTTCCACCGCCGGGCTGACGACCTCGGTGGCCTGGCGCGCCCGCGGCCGTACGCCGTACTGCGTCGACGGGCAGGTCTACACCGTCGCCTCCGCCGTACGGTGGCTACAGGACCTCGGCCTCGTCGGCTCCGCCGCCGAACTGGACGCGCTGGCCGCCGCGGACGCCGAAGGCGTCCTGTGCGTGCCCGCGTTCGCGGGCCTCGCCGCGCCCTGGTGGGCGCCGGAGGCGACGGCCTCGCTCACCGGCATGACCCTCTCCACCCGGCCCGGGCACCTGGTCCTCGCCGTGCTCCAGGGGATCGCCGCACAGGTCGCCGAGCTGGGCCGGCTGGTCCAGGCCGACCTCGGCCGGCCCCTGACGCGGCTGCGCGCCGACGGCGGCCTGACCAACAGCGCCACCCTGATGCAGGCGCAGGCGGACATCGGCCAGCTCCCCGTGGACCTCTACCCCTCCGCGCACGCCACCGCGCTCGGCGCCGCCGCCATGGCCCGCTGCGCACTGGACCCGGCGCTCACCCTGGAGGACGCGGTGGGCGACTGGCGGCCCACGACCGTATACGAGCCCCGCTGGCCGGCCGACCGGGCCGAGGAATTCCGCACCACCTGGACGCGGGCCGCCGCCGCCCGCGCCGGCAAGGGAGAACACGCATGA
- a CDS encoding NAD(P)/FAD-dependent oxidoreductase, translated as MTPATPRAPHAGVHDVAVIGGGIVGAAIARELSGYELTVALVEARDDVGDGTSKANTAILHTGFDATPGTLESRLVARGFHLLSEYAKATGIPVEHTGALLVAWTLEELDALPGLRDKAEANGYAHCRLVGADEVYRTVPGLGDGVLGGLSVPDESIICTWTTSLALATDAQQRGTDILLRHSVTGVEAHDGHTTLTTTAGDVRARWVVNAAGLGADHIDRLFGHDRFTVTPRRGELFVFDKLARPLVDKIVLPVPTSRGKGVLISPTIYGNVMLGPTAEDLTDRTDTGTSEDGQAYLLRKGEQLMPRLLAEEVTASYAGLRAATEHGDYVIEATPEQRYLVVGGIRSTGLTAGMAIAEHVRTLLADAGLDLESRGRLPGPPHMPNIGEAAPRPYEDAELIAGDPAYGTIVCFCERVSEGEIRDACHAPVPARGLDGLRRRTRAMNGRCQGFYCGAAVDALCRRYTRDGCGDRDDAPTVPTETSVPTETSVPTETSATTVPTRPEGQR; from the coding sequence ATGACACCCGCCACCCCACGGGCCCCTCACGCCGGCGTCCACGACGTCGCCGTCATCGGAGGCGGCATCGTCGGCGCGGCCATCGCACGGGAGCTGTCCGGCTACGAGCTGACCGTCGCCCTCGTCGAAGCCCGCGATGACGTCGGTGACGGCACCAGCAAGGCGAACACCGCCATCCTGCACACGGGCTTCGACGCCACACCCGGCACCCTCGAGTCCCGCCTCGTCGCCCGCGGCTTCCACCTGCTGTCCGAGTACGCCAAGGCCACCGGCATCCCCGTCGAGCACACCGGCGCCCTGCTGGTGGCCTGGACCCTCGAGGAGCTCGACGCCCTGCCGGGGCTGCGGGACAAGGCCGAGGCCAACGGCTACGCGCACTGCCGCCTCGTCGGCGCCGACGAGGTCTACCGCACCGTGCCCGGCCTCGGAGACGGTGTGCTCGGCGGGCTGTCCGTACCGGACGAGTCGATCATCTGCACCTGGACCACCAGCCTCGCCCTGGCCACCGACGCACAGCAGCGCGGCACCGACATCCTGCTGCGGCACTCGGTCACCGGCGTCGAGGCCCACGACGGCCACACCACGCTGACCACCACGGCCGGTGACGTACGCGCCCGCTGGGTCGTCAACGCGGCCGGGCTGGGCGCCGACCACATCGACCGGCTGTTCGGCCACGACCGGTTCACCGTGACCCCGCGCCGCGGCGAGCTGTTCGTCTTCGACAAGCTCGCCCGCCCCCTGGTCGACAAGATCGTCCTGCCCGTGCCCACCTCCCGCGGCAAGGGCGTGCTCATCTCACCGACCATCTACGGCAACGTCATGCTCGGCCCCACCGCCGAAGACCTCACCGACCGCACCGACACCGGGACTTCGGAGGACGGCCAGGCGTACCTGCTTCGCAAGGGGGAACAGCTCATGCCCCGTCTGCTGGCCGAGGAGGTCACCGCGAGTTACGCGGGTCTGCGGGCCGCGACGGAGCACGGCGACTACGTCATCGAAGCCACCCCGGAGCAGCGCTACCTCGTCGTCGGCGGCATCCGTTCCACGGGGCTGACCGCGGGCATGGCCATCGCCGAGCACGTACGCACCCTCCTGGCCGACGCCGGACTGGACCTGGAGAGCCGCGGCCGGCTGCCCGGCCCGCCGCACATGCCCAACATCGGCGAGGCCGCACCCCGCCCGTACGAGGACGCCGAACTCATCGCCGGGGACCCGGCGTACGGCACCATCGTCTGCTTCTGCGAACGCGTTTCCGAAGGCGAGATCCGCGACGCCTGCCACGCCCCCGTACCCGCCCGCGGCCTCGACGGGCTGCGCCGCCGCACCCGCGCCATGAACGGCCGCTGCCAGGGCTTCTATTGCGGCGCGGCCGTCGACGCCCTGTGCCGCCGGTACACCCGCGACGGCTGCGGCGACCGCGACGATGCGCCGACCGTGCCGACGGAGACGTCCGTGCCGACGGAGACGTCCGTGCCGACCGAGACGTCCGCGACGACCGTGCCGACCAGGCCCGAAGGACAACGATGA
- a CDS encoding NAD(P)/FAD-dependent oxidoreductase, which produces MNQHASTTPAPSTAGTPLLTPDVLVIGGGPAGLTAAAELAGAGAGHVLVVDREPEAGGIPRHSDHTGYGLRDLHRVLSGPAYARQLTDRATAAGADIRTRTMVTGWAGDGAAEVTSPEGRFRIRPRATVLATGARERPRSARRIPGDRPQGVYTTGQLQNLVHVHHQPVGKRAVIVGGELVSWSAAVTLREAGCTPALMVSQYARAESYAAFNAAGRTVLRVPVATRTRVTRVIGKGRCEAVEIEHLDTGRRRTFACDTVVFTGDWIPDHELARTAGITLDDGTLGPVTDTALRTSRAGTFAAGNLLHPVDTADIAALDGRHVAEQVIRHLRGHRQPEDGLRLAADVPFRWVAPQILRPYDPPPARGRLLLWTDEFVRFPRVTVRQDGRVLARRTLPWPAAPGRVFRVPSALLDRASATGGTVRIGLD; this is translated from the coding sequence ATGAACCAGCACGCCAGCACCACGCCCGCCCCGTCCACGGCCGGAACCCCGCTGCTCACGCCCGACGTCCTCGTCATCGGCGGCGGCCCCGCCGGTCTCACCGCCGCCGCCGAGCTGGCCGGGGCAGGCGCCGGCCACGTCCTCGTCGTCGACCGCGAACCCGAGGCCGGCGGCATCCCCCGGCACAGCGACCACACCGGCTACGGGCTGCGCGACCTGCACCGTGTCCTATCCGGGCCCGCGTACGCCCGGCAGCTCACCGACCGGGCCACCGCCGCCGGCGCGGACATCCGCACCCGCACGATGGTCACCGGCTGGGCAGGCGACGGCGCCGCCGAGGTCACCAGCCCCGAAGGCCGCTTCCGCATACGGCCCCGCGCCACCGTGCTGGCCACCGGCGCCCGCGAACGCCCCCGCAGCGCACGCCGCATCCCAGGCGACCGGCCCCAAGGGGTGTACACCACAGGCCAGTTGCAGAACCTCGTCCACGTGCACCACCAGCCCGTCGGCAAGCGGGCCGTCATCGTCGGCGGCGAACTCGTCAGCTGGTCCGCGGCCGTCACCCTGCGCGAGGCGGGCTGCACACCGGCCCTCATGGTCAGCCAGTACGCCAGGGCCGAGTCGTACGCCGCCTTCAACGCCGCCGGCCGTACGGTGCTCCGCGTCCCCGTCGCCACCCGCACCCGCGTCACCCGCGTCATCGGCAAGGGCCGCTGCGAGGCCGTGGAGATCGAGCACCTCGACACCGGCCGGCGGCGTACGTTCGCCTGCGACACCGTCGTCTTCACCGGCGACTGGATCCCCGACCACGAACTCGCCCGCACCGCCGGCATCACCCTCGACGACGGCACCCTCGGGCCCGTCACGGACACCGCCCTGCGCACCAGCCGCGCGGGCACCTTCGCCGCCGGGAACCTGCTCCACCCCGTCGACACCGCCGACATCGCCGCGCTCGACGGGCGGCACGTCGCCGAACAGGTCATCCGGCACCTGCGCGGCCACCGGCAGCCGGAGGACGGCCTGCGCCTGGCCGCCGACGTCCCGTTCCGCTGGGTCGCTCCGCAGATCCTGCGCCCGTACGATCCGCCGCCCGCGCGCGGCCGACTGCTGCTGTGGACCGACGAGTTCGTGCGGTTCCCCCGGGTGACCGTACGTCAGGACGGCCGCGTCCTCGCCCGCCGTACGCTGCCCTGGCCGGCCGCGCCCGGGCGGGTCTTCCGCGTCCCCTCGGCGCTCCTCGACCGCGCCTCCGCCACGGGCGGAACGGTCCGCATCGGCCTCGACTGA